A window of Gemmobacter sp. genomic DNA:
CTACGGCGCACGATCGAGACGCAGGGCGCGCAGATCGGCGCGGAAATGACGGTCATCCGTCGCGGGCTGGAAGCCGCCTTCGACCAGTTCGAGAAGATCGAGCCGCAGGCCGACTACAAGCCCCAGCTCGCCCAGCTCGTGCAGGCGCTCGACAGCGTTGCGCAACGGATGCACGGCGTTGAACAGTCACCCATTCTCCGGCAGGGCGCGCAGCACTATGCGGCGGCGCTTGAGCGCAGCGGCGAGGGCTTGGTGAGGACGGCCGTGCAACAGCTCGAGCGGCAGGCGTCCGACCTCGAGCGCGCCGGCCGGAATCTTTCGGCGCACGTCGCCAGTGCGCGGGAGCGCAAGCGACAAAATTGGTGGCTTGTCGCCGCGTTCGCTCTCGGCCTGATCGTCGGCGCGCTCGTGATGCTGTTTCTTCCGCGCCTGTTGCCGTTCTCGGCCGCGCCGCGTGTCGCCAGTGTCGTCATGGGCGAAAGGCCGTGGCAGGCCGGTATGAGCCTCATGGCGTTCGGCAGCCCGGAAGCATGGCAGCGGGTGGCGTCGGCCGACCAGCTCATTGAGGCGAACAGGGACTCGGTAGCGGCTTGTTGGGAGGCCGCGCGCACGTCCGGAGGATCAGCGTTGCACCATCACCGTGAAAGCGACGGAATGATCGGCGTTTTCACTCGGCAAACAAGTGTAGAGATCACTTAGGCTCCAAGTCACCGTTCGATTAACTGACCATCATCCGTTAGATACATACCATCTGATAGGTAAACTAGCCCATCTTCGTCGGCGGCATCGGAAAGCTCCGCCCATATCTCAGCCATATCCGACAGTTCCAAGCCGAGGGCATTTGCCAAGGATTGCCCTCCTTGCTCGATTTGGGTTTGGCTCAAGCCAGTAAATTCGACGTAGCGCCTGCCATGGAGGTCGCTTGCATGTCGGGCCGACGCCCCAAATGCGGAAAAGATGCTGGCCGCATGTTCGATGAGGCGTTCTTGATTTGGATATGGGGCTTTACTTCTGTCGTCTTCTCCGGCTGTCGCTGTCATAACAGTATAGGATGCTTGGAACCGAACTATTCTCAGAAGCACAAAACTATCTGACGACAAGCAGTATTGAGCCTGACTAGAATCAAATTTGTCCGACGAAGAAATTGTAGCCACAGGGTTTTCTCTTACGTTGCTGCACCTCTGCAAATGCAGGTGGGTGAGTTTTGTCTCGCTCGCTTGCAACAGCGCCTAGCGTCCCTTGTCGGAAAGGTGTCCATCGGGCGATATCCACAGACCATCCGAAAGATAGGCGTCGTCGCGGCCGTCTCCCCCGATCGCGTTATACAACGCATCCGTAC
This region includes:
- a CDS encoding DUF6118 family protein, with protein sequence MTELDDDREGIEPETLDEDAGDPAAAFDALRRTIETQGAQIGAEMTVIRRGLEAAFDQFEKIEPQADYKPQLAQLVQALDSVAQRMHGVEQSPILRQGAQHYAAALERSGEGLVRTAVQQLERQASDLERAGRNLSAHVASARERKRQNWWLVAAFALGLIVGALVMLFLPRLLPFSAAPRVASVVMGERPWQAGMSLMAFGSPEAWQRVASADQLIEANRDSVAACWEAARTSGGSALHHHRESDGMIGVFTRQTSVEIT